In Acidovorax sp. 106, the following proteins share a genomic window:
- a CDS encoding type IV pili methyl-accepting chemotaxis transducer N-terminal domain-containing protein has protein sequence MQRRWILNASAGALLAGAVGAPVAAWAQVQDVNDAINKAGRQRMLSQRMAKAWLMLAHQADANPARQALAQSIKLFERQLAELKAYAPQADIRTTYTELEAAWSAYKTVLTTTQPSKDAASSLLQADAKVLALAHQGTVQYEAASGKPVGHLVNVAGRQRMLSQRMAKFCLAAMLQVDAATSTTEIDKARKEFLSANELLRTAPQATDRIRQELQLADGQWVFFDAALQRMQTGANTFRQVSEVFVTSENLLASMDRITGMYAALAA, from the coding sequence CTGCAACGCCGATGGATTTTGAACGCCAGCGCTGGCGCCCTGCTGGCAGGCGCTGTGGGCGCCCCGGTGGCGGCGTGGGCCCAGGTGCAGGATGTGAACGACGCCATCAACAAGGCGGGTCGCCAACGCATGCTGAGCCAGCGCATGGCCAAGGCCTGGCTCATGCTGGCGCACCAGGCCGATGCCAACCCTGCGCGCCAGGCGCTGGCCCAGTCCATCAAACTGTTTGAGCGGCAGCTGGCCGAACTCAAGGCCTACGCCCCGCAAGCAGACATTCGCACAACCTACACCGAGCTGGAAGCCGCCTGGAGCGCCTACAAAACCGTGCTGACCACGACCCAGCCATCCAAAGACGCGGCCAGCAGCCTGCTGCAGGCCGATGCCAAGGTGCTGGCCCTGGCCCACCAGGGCACCGTGCAGTACGAAGCGGCCTCGGGCAAGCCCGTGGGCCATCTGGTCAACGTGGCCGGGCGCCAGCGCATGCTGAGCCAGCGCATGGCCAAGTTCTGCCTGGCCGCCATGCTGCAGGTGGACGCTGCCACCAGCACCACCGAAATCGACAAGGCGCGCAAAGAGTTTTTGAGCGCCAACGAATTGCTGCGCACGGCGCCGCAAGCCACCGACCGCATTCGCCAGGAACTGCAACTGGCCGACGGGCAATGGGTATTTTTTGACGCCGCGCTGCAGCGCATGCAAACGGGCGCCAACACGTTTCGCCAGGTGTCCGAGGTGTTTGTGACCAGCGAAAACCTGCTGGCCAGCATGGACCGCATCACCGGCATGTATGCCGCCCTGGCCGCCTGA
- a CDS encoding nitrate reductase gives MQETLSTCPYCGVGCGVIIESEGAQITGVRGDPNHPANFGRLCTKGSTLHLTASSPITLQTRLLQPLHRVQRSDAPQPLSWDAALSLANEKFANTIQQHGPDAVGFYVSGQLLTEDYYVFNKLAKGLIGTNNIDTNSRLCMSSAVAGYKQTLGADAPPACYDDVNHAQCLFIVGSNAAWAHPILFRRIEDARAANPGMKVIVADPRRTDTAGMADLFLPIQPGSDVMLFNGMLHIMLWEGWIDANYIGAHTTGFEQLKALVREATPERVAQVCGISVADLTTAAKWFAASKATLSLYCQGLNQSSSGTAKNATLINLHLATGQIGKPGAGPFSLTGQPNAMGGREVGGLANLLSAHRDLANPQHRAEVAALWGVADVPSKPGKTAVEMFQAAADGEIKALWIACTNPAQSMPDQATVRRALQRAEFVVVQEAFATAETARYADLLLPATTWGEKTGTVTNSERRISRVRSAVPAPGAARHDWAIAVQFAHQLEARLRPGQPTLFPYTTEHADQGSETVWNEHRESTRGRDLDITGLSWEMLESAGPQQWPCPSDQACGGNVDGNATALPARSSDYGKARLYEDGVFPTTDGRARFAAHAWQPTAEQRESRYPFSLTTGRLRDQWHGMTRTGTLGRLFGHVAEPSVQLHPQDMERRGLKNGDLVYVTSKRGTIVVPAQADTTVGLSQAFMAMHWGSEFLSGCSSTGERLAGVNALTTSAYCPTSKQPELKHAAVKVLKAELPWTLLAMAWLPAESAQATREALSALMAQLPLFKFTSCVPFSNNTPLGEPGRERVGVLLRTAAHEAPPDTTVERIEALMGLATADTLRYADKKRGQRRAARLARHGDATTLEGIVLAGDTSAEGWLKTLLQDELPAQTYGRLLLVPGAKAPVAVQSRGKSVCTCFNVTDAAITAELAHCHGTDDDRLAQLQGQLRCGTNCGSCLPELKRMVRTTGPQAPKPAAQAVI, from the coding sequence ATGCAAGAAACCCTGTCCACCTGCCCTTACTGCGGCGTAGGCTGCGGCGTGATCATCGAATCCGAAGGTGCACAAATCACCGGCGTGCGAGGCGACCCGAACCACCCTGCCAACTTCGGCCGCCTGTGCACCAAGGGCTCCACGCTGCACCTCACGGCCAGCAGCCCCATCACGCTGCAGACCCGGCTGCTGCAGCCCTTGCACCGCGTGCAACGCAGCGATGCCCCCCAGCCGTTGTCGTGGGATGCGGCCCTGAGCCTGGCCAACGAAAAATTTGCCAACACCATCCAGCAGCACGGCCCTGACGCCGTGGGCTTTTACGTGAGCGGCCAGTTGCTCACCGAGGACTACTACGTCTTCAACAAACTGGCCAAGGGCCTGATCGGCACCAACAACATCGACACCAACTCGCGCCTGTGCATGAGCAGCGCGGTGGCGGGCTACAAGCAGACCCTGGGCGCCGATGCACCGCCCGCCTGCTACGACGATGTGAACCACGCGCAGTGCCTGTTCATCGTGGGCAGCAATGCGGCCTGGGCGCACCCCATCCTGTTCCGCCGCATTGAAGACGCACGCGCCGCCAACCCGGGCATGAAGGTCATCGTGGCCGACCCGCGCCGCACCGACACGGCCGGCATGGCCGACCTGTTTTTGCCCATCCAGCCGGGCAGCGACGTGATGCTGTTCAACGGCATGCTGCACATCATGCTGTGGGAGGGCTGGATCGACGCCAACTACATCGGCGCGCACACCACGGGCTTTGAACAACTCAAGGCCCTGGTGCGCGAGGCAACGCCCGAGCGCGTGGCCCAGGTGTGTGGCATCTCGGTAGCCGACCTGACCACGGCTGCGAAGTGGTTTGCAGCCTCCAAAGCCACGCTCAGCCTCTACTGCCAGGGCCTGAACCAGAGCAGCAGCGGCACCGCCAAGAACGCCACGCTCATCAACCTGCACCTGGCCACCGGCCAGATCGGCAAACCCGGCGCAGGCCCGTTCAGCCTGACCGGCCAGCCCAACGCCATGGGCGGGCGCGAAGTGGGCGGCTTGGCCAATCTGCTCAGCGCCCACCGCGACCTGGCCAACCCCCAGCACCGTGCCGAGGTGGCCGCGCTGTGGGGCGTGGCCGATGTGCCCAGCAAGCCGGGCAAGACGGCGGTGGAGATGTTCCAGGCCGCCGCCGACGGCGAGATCAAAGCACTGTGGATTGCCTGCACCAACCCCGCGCAAAGCATGCCCGACCAGGCCACCGTGCGCCGCGCACTGCAGCGCGCCGAATTTGTGGTGGTGCAAGAGGCCTTCGCAACGGCCGAGACCGCGCGGTACGCCGACCTGCTGCTGCCTGCCACCACCTGGGGCGAAAAAACCGGCACCGTGACCAACAGCGAGCGCCGCATCTCGCGCGTGCGCTCTGCCGTGCCCGCACCCGGCGCGGCGCGCCACGACTGGGCCATTGCGGTGCAGTTTGCGCACCAGCTGGAGGCGCGCCTGCGGCCGGGCCAGCCCACACTGTTCCCCTACACCACCGAGCATGCTGACCAAGGCTCTGAAACCGTGTGGAACGAGCACCGCGAGAGCACGCGCGGGCGCGATCTAGACATCACCGGCCTGTCGTGGGAGATGCTCGAATCTGCAGGCCCCCAACAGTGGCCGTGTCCTTCAGACCAGGCCTGCGGCGGCAATGTAGACGGCAACGCGACCGCGTTGCCGGCCCGCAGCAGCGACTACGGCAAGGCCCGTCTGTACGAAGACGGCGTGTTCCCCACCACCGACGGCCGCGCCCGTTTTGCCGCGCATGCATGGCAACCTACGGCCGAACAACGCGAATCGCGCTACCCCTTCAGCCTGACCACAGGCCGCCTGCGCGACCAGTGGCACGGCATGACGCGCACCGGCACCCTGGGCCGCCTGTTTGGCCATGTGGCCGAGCCCAGCGTGCAGCTGCACCCGCAGGACATGGAGCGGCGTGGCCTTAAAAACGGCGACCTGGTCTATGTGACGAGCAAGCGCGGCACCATCGTGGTGCCCGCGCAGGCCGACACCACCGTGGGCCTGTCGCAGGCCTTCATGGCCATGCACTGGGGCAGCGAATTTTTGAGCGGCTGCTCGTCCACCGGCGAGCGCTTGGCAGGCGTGAACGCGCTCACCACCTCGGCCTACTGCCCCACGTCCAAGCAGCCCGAACTCAAGCACGCGGCGGTGAAGGTGCTCAAGGCCGAGCTGCCCTGGACGCTGCTGGCCATGGCCTGGCTGCCCGCCGAATCGGCCCAGGCCACGCGCGAGGCGCTGTCTGCGCTGATGGCGCAGCTTCCTCTTTTTAAGTTCACGAGTTGCGTCCCCTTCAGCAACAACACGCCGCTGGGCGAACCCGGGCGCGAGCGCGTGGGCGTGCTGCTGCGCACCGCCGCGCACGAAGCCCCGCCGGACACCACGGTGGAACGCATCGAAGCCCTGATGGGCCTGGCCACGGCCGACACGCTGCGCTACGCCGACAAGAAACGCGGCCAGCGCCGCGCAGCGCGACTGGCACGCCACGGTGACGCCACCACGCTCGAAGGCATCGTGCTGGCGGGCGACACCAGCGCCGAAGGCTGGCTCAAGACCCTGCTGCAAGACGAATTGCCCGCGCAAACCTACGGCCGCCTGCTGCTGGTGCCCGGTGCCAAGGCACCCGTGGCGGTGCAGTCGCGCGGCAAATCGGTGTGCACCTGCTTTAACGTGACGGACGCAGCGATCACCGCCGAGCTGGCGCACTGCCACGGCACCGACGATGACCGCCTGGCCCAGCTGCAAGGTCAACTGCGCTGCGGCACCAATTGCGGCTCGTGCCTGCCCGAACTCAAGCGCATGGTGCGCACCACCGGGCCGCAGGCGCCCAAGCCCGCTGCGCAGGCCGTCATATAA
- the nirD gene encoding nitrite reductase small subunit NirD, producing MTEWTLICRIEDIPVLGARRVARPQGLDVAVFRNDAGGVFALLDRCPHKGGPLSQGIVFGTHVACPMHNWTIGLCDGQASAPDEGCTPKFTVKVEDGAVYLDAAELATVATDLTRPIAGPARRAVGA from the coding sequence ATGACTGAATGGACACTGATCTGCCGCATCGAAGACATCCCCGTGCTGGGCGCGCGCCGCGTTGCCCGCCCCCAGGGCCTGGATGTGGCGGTGTTCCGCAACGACGCGGGCGGCGTCTTCGCACTGCTCGACCGCTGCCCGCACAAGGGCGGCCCCTTGTCGCAAGGCATTGTGTTTGGCACCCATGTGGCCTGCCCCATGCACAACTGGACGATTGGCCTGTGCGACGGCCAGGCATCGGCCCCCGATGAGGGCTGCACGCCCAAGTTCACCGTGAAGGTGGAGGACGGTGCCGTGTACCTGGACGCTGCCGAGCTGGCCACCGTGGCCACGGATTTGACGCGGCCCATCGCCGGGCCTGCACGCCGCGCGGTGGGTGCGTAG